GCCACCTCCTCGGGGCGCTCCGGCGGCGGCCGGTTGGTCTTGTAGTCGACCACCAGCACCTCCGAATCGCGGATCGCCAGCCGGTCCACCTGAGCCGAGATGGCGCGCCCGCCCACCAGTCCGACCAGCGGCACCTCGGCCCGGCTGCCCGGTCCGAACAAGGGGGCGGCATCCGGATGGTCGAGCACCGCCAGCACTTCGGCGGCCAGGGCCGCCTGTTCCCCTTCGGGCAGGCGGTGGACGGGGCGGGCCAGATAGGCGCGGGCGGCCCCGGCGCGCCTTGCGGGCGCCAGATCGGGCAGGGTCTGGAGCAGGCGATGTACCAGCCGGCCACGCCGGAAGCGGGCATCGTCGTCCCCTTCCAGGGGCGGGCGCACGGGGGGTTCCTCCTCGTCCGGCCGCGAGGGCGCGAGAGGCCGGGGCGGCGTCGGT
This is a stretch of genomic DNA from Magnetospirillum sp. WYHS-4. It encodes these proteins:
- a CDS encoding PD-(D/E)XK nuclease family protein; its protein translation is PTPPRPLAPSRPDEEEPPVRPPLEGDDDARFRRGRLVHRLLQTLPDLAPARRAGAARAYLARPVHRLPEGEQAALAAEVLAVLDHPDAAPLFGPGSRAEVPLVGLVGGRAISAQVDRLAIRDSEVLVVDYKTNRPPPERPEEVARLYLGQMAAYRALLSRVYPGRNLRCFLLWTDGPRLMELPPALLDPPPFR